One genomic region from Equus asinus isolate D_3611 breed Donkey chromosome 8, EquAss-T2T_v2, whole genome shotgun sequence encodes:
- the ISCU gene encoding iron-sulfur cluster assembly enzyme ISCU: MAAAGAGRLRRAASALLLRSPRLPARELSAPARLYHKKVVDHYENPRNVGSLDKTSKNVGTGLVGAPACGDVMKLQIQVDEKGKIVDARFKTFGCGSAIASSSLATEWVKGKTVEEALTIKNTDIAKELCLPPVKLHCSMLAEDAIKAALADYKLKQEPKKGEAEKK; encoded by the exons ATGGCGGCGGCTGGAGCGGGCCGTCTGAGGCGGGCGGCGTCGGCCCTGCTGCTGCGGAGCCCGCGCCTGCCAGCCCGGGAGCTGTCAGCTCCGGCCCGGCTCTATCACAAGAAG GTTGTTGATCATTATGAAAATCCTAGAAATGTAGGGTCCCTTGACAAGACGTCTAAAAATGTTGGAACTGGATTGGTGGGGGCTCCAGCATGTGGCGATGTGATGAAACTACAG ATTCAAGTGGACGAAAAGGGGAAGATCGTGGACGCCCGGTTTAAAACGTTTGGCTGTGGTTCTGCCATTGCCTCCAGCTCGTTAGCCACCGAGTGGGTCAAAGGGAAGACG GTGGAGGAAGCCTTGACCATCAAAAACACGGACATCGCCAAGGAACTCTGCCTTCCTCCTGTGAAACTGCACTGCTCCA TGCTGGCTGAAGATGCAATCAAGGCTGCCCTGGCTGATTACAAGCTGAAACAAGAACCCAAGAAAGGCGAGGCGGAGAAGAAATGA